One Brassica napus cultivar Da-Ae chromosome C4, Da-Ae, whole genome shotgun sequence genomic region harbors:
- the LOC125585995 gene encoding uncharacterized protein LOC125585995 produces the protein MAKSEGSSSSARSSYKKKVDGPLCYCNKRSTPAKAWTDDNPGRRFWCCGPHGFVDWIDKEEQNEWQKQSLLEARGVMDRQREEIRNLKQLLSKASQPTTSEDSTSLLLEEGDILAEEKKKLEIALITSVEKEKLLRQFIALSMGGFAVVTVILVITILKK, from the coding sequence ATGGCTAAGAGTGAAGGCTCGAGTTCTAGTGCAAGGTCATCCTATAAGAAGAAGGTCGACGGTCCGTTATGCTACTGTAATAAGAGATCGACTCCGGCGAAGGCATGGACAGATGACAATCCGGGTAGAAGGTTTTGGTGCTGCGGTCCTCATGGGTTCGTCGATTGGATTGATAAGGAGGAGCAAAATGAATGGCAGAAACAGAGTTTACTGGAGGCGAGAGGCGTGATGGATCGTCAGAGAGAAGAAATCAGAAATCTGAAACAGTTGCTTAGCAAAGCTTCTCAACCAACCACATCTGAAGATTCAACATCATTATTATTAGAGGAAGGGGACATACTCGCAGAGGAGAAGAAAAAACTTGAAATTGCTCTTATCACATCAGTTGAAAAGGAGAAATTGCTAAGGCAATTCATTGCTCTTTCGATGGGAGGCTTCGCTGTTGTCACAGTCATCCTTGTCATTACCATTCTGAAGAAGTAG